One Gemmatimonadales bacterium DNA segment encodes these proteins:
- a CDS encoding menaquinone biosynthesis decarboxylase, which produces MSLDTVNEFLAAIDRVGELVRISEPVRTHLEIAEIADRAMKSPRGGPALLFEKPVLPDGAVSPIPVAINLFGSERRMSLALGTERLDEIGDRIGEMINLKVPDGLLAKLALLPRLAELTRFPPRVGSGKPACQQVIWQGDEIDLDRIPFLQTWPGDGGRYITLPMVITRDPVRGTRNVGMYRVQILGKRDLAMHWQRHKSGAAHWREMAARGERMPVAIAIGADPASVYSASAPLPPGIDEFLFAGFIRRNHVALARAVTCDLDVPADAEIVIEGYIDPAEALVTEGPFGDHTGFYSLADLYPRMHVTAVTMQRQPTYIATLVGRPPMEDYWLGHATERIFLPLLKLTVPEIVDYHMPAAGIFHNLVFVSIDKQYPGQAYKVMHALWGQGLMSLAKVLVIVDKDVNVHDADEVWWIALNHIDPQRDTEFVRGPVDVLDHASQQFTFGSKMGIDATRKWPEEGFTREWPERIVMDPDTRRRIDELWPTLGIR; this is translated from the coding sequence GTGAGCCTCGACACCGTGAACGAATTCCTCGCGGCGATCGACCGGGTCGGCGAACTGGTGCGGATCAGCGAGCCGGTCCGCACCCATCTTGAAATCGCCGAGATCGCCGACCGCGCCATGAAATCGCCGCGGGGCGGCCCCGCACTGCTGTTCGAAAAGCCGGTCCTTCCCGATGGCGCGGTGAGCCCGATTCCCGTGGCGATCAATCTCTTCGGATCGGAGCGGCGCATGTCGCTCGCGCTCGGAACCGAACGGCTCGACGAGATCGGCGATCGGATCGGCGAGATGATCAACCTCAAGGTCCCCGACGGATTGCTCGCCAAGCTCGCGCTGCTGCCGCGCCTCGCGGAACTGACCAGGTTTCCGCCGCGGGTTGGCTCGGGAAAACCAGCGTGCCAGCAGGTAATCTGGCAGGGGGACGAGATCGACCTCGACCGGATCCCCTTCCTGCAGACCTGGCCCGGCGACGGTGGCCGCTACATCACGCTGCCGATGGTGATCACCCGCGACCCGGTGCGGGGGACCCGCAATGTCGGGATGTACCGGGTGCAGATCCTGGGGAAACGCGATCTTGCGATGCACTGGCAGCGCCACAAGAGCGGGGCGGCGCACTGGCGCGAAATGGCGGCGCGCGGCGAACGGATGCCGGTGGCGATCGCCATCGGGGCCGACCCGGCAAGCGTCTACTCCGCGTCCGCGCCGCTCCCTCCCGGCATCGATGAATTCCTCTTCGCCGGTTTCATCCGTCGCAATCATGTGGCGCTCGCCCGCGCAGTGACCTGCGATCTCGACGTCCCGGCCGATGCCGAGATCGTGATCGAGGGGTACATCGATCCCGCCGAAGCGCTGGTCACCGAAGGTCCGTTCGGCGATCACACCGGGTTCTACTCACTCGCCGATCTCTACCCTCGCATGCACGTCACCGCGGTGACGATGCAGCGTCAGCCGACGTACATCGCCACCCTTGTCGGCCGGCCGCCGATGGAGGACTACTGGCTCGGGCACGCGACCGAACGGATCTTCCTGCCGCTGCTCAAGCTCACCGTCCCCGAAATTGTCGACTACCACATGCCGGCCGCCGGCATCTTCCACAATCTGGTGTTCGTGTCGATCGACAAGCAGTACCCCGGCCAGGCGTACAAGGTGATGCACGCGCTCTGGGGACAGGGGCTGATGTCGCTCGCGAAGGTGCTGGTGATCGTCGACAAGGATGTCAACGTGCACGACGCCGACGAGGTCTGGTGGATCGCGCTCAATCACATCGATCCGCAACGTGACACCGAATTCGTGCGCGGCCCCGTCGACGTCCTCGATCACGCGTCGCAGCAATTCACGTTCGGCAGCAAGATGGGGATCGACGCAACCCGCAAATGGCCCGAGGAAGGATTCACCCGCGAATGGCCGGAGCGGATCGTGATGGATCCCGACACGCGGCGCCGCATCGACGAACTCTGGCCCACGCTCGGGATCCGGTGA
- a CDS encoding ubiquinone/menaquinone biosynthesis methyltransferase, whose amino-acid sequence MPALDQPLPVTGGLAKREYVRGVFTAIAPRYDLLNHLLSLNADRRWRRAAVDELRWEDAPAGRYLDLCAGTLDLAADLGNRRGFAGEVIAADFVAAMLRRGIGKSSRVAPAAADALTLPFADATFAGATVGFGVRNLMDLDAGLREAARVLRPGARLVVLEFTTPRREPIRTLYLAYLRHILPRIGRLVSKHRSAYDWLPASVLPFPDPPALAARLEQAGFAPVTWRTRWAGIVAIHTAVRMPR is encoded by the coding sequence AGCGCGAGTACGTGCGCGGTGTCTTCACGGCGATCGCACCTCGGTACGACCTGCTCAACCACCTGCTCTCGCTCAACGCCGATCGCCGCTGGCGTCGCGCGGCAGTGGACGAGTTGCGCTGGGAAGACGCTCCGGCAGGACGCTATCTCGATCTCTGCGCCGGCACCCTCGACCTCGCCGCAGACCTCGGGAATCGGCGCGGATTCGCCGGCGAGGTCATTGCGGCCGATTTTGTCGCCGCGATGCTGCGCCGGGGGATCGGCAAGTCGTCGCGGGTCGCTCCCGCGGCGGCGGATGCGCTGACGCTGCCGTTCGCCGACGCGACGTTCGCGGGCGCCACAGTCGGGTTCGGGGTGCGCAATCTGATGGATCTCGATGCCGGCCTCCGCGAGGCTGCACGGGTACTCCGCCCAGGTGCGCGCCTGGTCGTCCTCGAATTCACCACACCACGCCGCGAGCCGATTCGCACATTGTACCTCGCATACTTGCGGCACATCCTGCCACGCATCGGTCGACTCGTGTCGAAACATAGGAGCGCCTACGACTGGCTTCCAGCGTCGGTCCTGCCGTTTCCCGATCCGCCGGCACTCGCCGCGCGACTCGAACAGGCGGGATTCGCCCCGGTGACCTGGCGCACCCGGTGGGCCGGGATCGTGGCGATTCACACGGCGGTGAGGATGCCGCGGTGA